TGAGGTCTATGGCGGTGACGTTGACGGTCGGCACCCGTACTGAAATGGCTTCAAAGCGATCGCAGAACTTGGGAAAAATGCGGGTAATACCTGCCGCCAGCTTGGTATCTACTGGGATAATTGACTGCCCGGCGGCGCGAGTGCGGCGCAGGTCTTTGTGATAGGCGTCAATCACCGGCTGGTCGTTCATGGCAGCGTGAATAGTGGTAACCGTCCCCGACCGAATTTCAAAAGCGTCGTCCAACAGCTTGATGACCGGAATAATACAGTTAGTGGTGCAGGACGCATTAGAAACGATGCGGTGCTCTGATCGCAGGGTAGTGTGGTTTACACCGTAGACGATAGTGGCATCGAGGTCGTTTCCTCCCGGATGAGAGAACAGCACTTTTTTAGCGCCAGCGGCGATGTGGGCTTCGCCGTCAGCCCGACTACCGAACACGCCGCTGCAGTCTAACACGATGTCAACGTTGAGGGATTTCCACGGCAGGTTAGCGATCTCCTGCTGGTGAAACAGCTGAATGGCGTCATCGTCAACCCACAGCATTTTTCCTTCCTGTCTGACGCGGCGAGCAAAGCGACCGTGGGTCGAGTCGTACTGCAACAGGTGCGCCATTCCTTTTGGATCGGCCAGTTCGTTGATGGCTACGACGCTAATATCTCTGTTTCGACCGGATTCATAAAGCGCCCGTAAGACGCTGCGGCCGATGCGGCCAAAGCCGTTGATGGCGATTCGAAGGGTCATTGTTGTTCCTTACCAGTGCCAGGGCCGCTTGGCGTCATTAGAAAGGCAGCCCGAATGATCGTGTCGGAAGGGCAGAATAACACAATGGAGGGAGGGAAAAAGCCTTCCGAAAGGCGTTTAATAGCAAAACGTGATAGTGAAAGATGACGGAAATATTGACGGAGGCGTAGCGCTAAATGAACAGAACGTGCGTTTTCCAAAGCGTTTTGGGTGCTTTACCTAATCATCGCTGATGGCGTTGGCGCTATAATCCGCGCGCGCTGACCGATTCCCGCGATTTTTTCTTTTTACACGCAGTAGACGCCATGAATACAAACCCCTTTATCGCCCGATGGAGCCGTTCCGGCAATCTGTTGTGCCACGGAGAGTGGCAAATTACCTATAGTGGAACACCGTTAACGCTGCCCGAACCCCTGAGAGACAAGGATATGGGTACTTACGGCATTTACGACATTATGGATCCCGACAACGAGCTGTTTGCCGACGGTCTGAAGGAAGATGACTGGATTTTGGCCAATCTGGAATGGCTAGCGGACGTTTTTGTTGACCACGAGATCCCTATTGAGGAGTCGCTAGTCCGAGATTTCTACCAGGCGGTTAACCGCACGGACTGGCGCTGCACCAGCTGTGCCGGATGCATGTAGTTTATCAGTCATATGTAATAATAATGGTTGAATTGAAATATAAGGATTATATAGTTGCCTTTGTAAATTAATTTCAAAGGAAATGCTGTATGAAGCCGATTTTATACGCTGCCGCGCTGCTGCTGGCAGGGTGCGGTACCTATCAGGGCGGATGTGATATCAGCGAACCTTCCCCCATTTATAAATACGATCCCGAGTCGGGAGAGTATCGTCGAGATCGGCGAATGGAGCGGGTGAGGGAGCAGGGCGCTCGCGACGGTTCGGCGGACAGCGGTCCAACTGTCTGTCAGTAGCTCACTGGCTATCCTTCGAGAAGAGTGGGCGAAAGTTCAGTGACATAGACACTTCCCTCCGTATAGGCGGCGACGAGATGACCACGCATGCAGTAGAACGCATCAGTCAGACGTTTACCGTCTGCGGTTGTAAAAACCAGATCGTCCAGCTTCTTCATGCGCTGGCCGCTGGTGCGCAGCAGAGAAAATTTACCGTGTTTGGAATAGCCGTTGTCCATCACCAGATAGGGATGGCATACCGCAAAGCAGCTTGCGCCTTCAATAGGAACGCGATAGCGGGTCGTAGCTTCTCCTGCCAGGTGAATAAGATCGAAGTCGGTGTAGTAGTAAAACCAGACTGAGCGGTCGTTTTCTACATTCAGTGCGTAGCAGTCACAGATATCAAACTCTTCTGCCTGCCAGAGCGGGGTGCCGTTGGCGTCATAGTTTACCAGCCCGTTTTGACCCATCGGCTGCGCCCAGCCGTAGTTGCCGAAAACGCCTTCATCAAAGTAGCTGACCCACAGAGTGTCGCGCTTTGTTGCGATAACGTCCTGAATGCCATCACCGAGGGTAAAGCGACGCAGCAGCCTGCCGTTGAGGTCATAAATTGCAGCGTTCTTTTCTCCTTCACCATTACGATAGTGGCAGCGGGCGCAGACGAGCAAAATCTGCCCATCGTTCAGCGTCTGTACATAGTGAAAGTTGATTTTTGACTCAATGGGAGGCAAAACCTGAGGCGGCAAGCCCGGTGCGTAAAGCGTGACGTACCAGCTTCGCTTATCGACTTCCGTTGGTGTAAACATACCGTTGATTCGCTCGGGCGGCGTTTCAACTTCCAGAACGGCGAGACGACCGTCAGCGCACCAAGAACAGCCGACCAACTTTCCTCGAGCGTGATGGGATATCGGCGTAAGGGGAATGCGGATCACGCCTCGGCCTCCGCTGTTCTGGGCTGATATCCATAAAGAAAGCAGCGAACTGCCTGACGCACGTGCTCGTCAATGGCCTGTTTGGAAGGAGGAGGAAGGCCGAACTGGGCGTCCTGTAAAAGGTTACCTTTGAGAAGGACTATCAGGTGATCGCAGACTATCCGGGGATCGGCATGAACAAGCTTGCCTTTGTTCATGTAGCTTTCCAGAAAGTCTTCCAGATAGCGGGAAACGCGCCCCGGTCCCTCTTTCATAAAGAACTCGGCCAGCTCTTTGTCATGGAAGGATTCGGTAACCAGTAGGCGGAACGTCTGCACCATGCAGGGTTGCAGAACAGTATGCAAAAAATTGTTGCCGAGCTGCACCAGCTGCTGCTCCAGCGGTGAGTCGTCGTCGTGGCGAAAGTTGAAAATTGCCGCCACGCGCTCAATGCTTAATCCGATAACGGCGGTGAGCAGACCCCGCTTGTCGCCAAAATAGCTGTAAATGGTCTGCTTGGATCCGCCGCAGCGTTCAATGATCTGATCCAGATTGGTTTGGGTATATCCTTGCTCAAGAAAAAGATCGCTTGCGGCCTCAATAATTTTTTTCTGTTTTAGCTTTGTCGATGGGCGCATGTAAATACCTCGCAAATTCTATGCCATTAGAACAGCTATCCCTTTTCTATGCAATTCCTCTTAATCCATTGATTGATAAAAACTAAATGAAAAAATCAGAGAGGCTTTGGCTGTTTTATGTACTCTCTAGTACATATTTTGCTCTTAGTGCCCCTTAAATTTCGCTAGGTACTGATGTTGGAAAATGCACATACGGATGGCATCACGATACTCTCCGTTGATAAAGAACTCGTGCTTTAACGTGCCTTCAATGTCGAATCCCAGCTTGGCATAGATATGAATGGCTTTTTCATTTTCCCGATCGACGATCAGGTAGAGCTTGTACAGGTTAAGCACGGAGAAGGCGTAATCCATTGCGGAGTGGGCGGCAGCGCCTGCGTACCCCTGCCCTTGAAACTCTGGGTCGATAATAATCTGAAACTCTGCGCGGCGATGAACGTGGGTAATTTCTACCAGCTCAACCAGCCCAACGCGCTGCTCTGCCGCTTCAATAATAAAGCGACGCTCGCTCTGGTCGTGAATGTGTTTATCGTACAGGTCTGATAGCTCGACGAAGGCTTCGTACGGCTCTTCGAACCAGTAGCGCATAATGCTGGCGTTATTGTCTAGCTGGTGAACGAACCTGAGGTCTTCGCGCTCAAGAGGGCGAAGTTTAACGGTGGGGCGGCGGGTTGACATGAAAACACTCCATCAGTGTAGTTTTTAAATAAAAAATAACAGGGCGTGATGAAAACGCCTGATGAATCTAGCTTAGTAGGGTTTTTATGACGGGAAAAGCGTTGCGGATAAGAAAACGGCCGGGGAAACCGGCCGCAGGGTAAATCGCAGTGAGATGTTTTAGCTTTGGAAGCCTTGTGCCGACAACGGCTTTCCGTCCATCCAGGCGCTGCCGTCGCGCATGGTGAGCCGCCCGTCGACAAACCAGCTGACCACCAGTGGATAGATGCGGTGTTCCTCTACCTGCACGCGCTTAGCGAGGGTATCTTCCGTATCGTTCTCAATAATCGGTACCACGGCCTGAAGAACGACAGGGCCGCCGTCCAGCTCTTCGGTGACGAAGTGAACGGTCACGCCGTGCTCGCGGTCGCCGTTTTCCAGAGCCCTTTGGTGCGTGTGCAGACCGGGGTACTTCGGCAGTAGGGAAGGGTGGATGTTCAGCATGATACCCGCGTAGCGGTTAACAAACTCTGGGGTCAGAATGCGCATATAGCCTGCCAGAACAACGAGGTCTGGGCGATAAGCGTCAACGGCGTCTGCCAGCGCGGCGTCGTAGGCCGCGCGATCGGCAAACGCACGGGGTTCAACCACCTGAGTGGCGATCCCAGCTTGCTGGGCGCGAGTCAGGCCGTAGGCGTCAGCAACGTTGCTAAATACTGCACAGATGTTCCCGCTAATCTCTTTGCGCGCGCAGGCGTCAATCAGCGCCTGAAGGTTAGAACCGCTGCCGGAAATGAGAACGACGATCCGTTTCATCAGCGGATCACCACGCGCTCGTCGCTGTTGGAGGCCTGAATGTGGCCAATTTTCCAAGCGACTTCGCCGGAGGCCGCTAGGGCTGCGATGGCATCGTCAGCCAGCTCTGGCGACAGTGCGATAATCATGCCGACGCCGCAGTTAAAGGTGCGGTACATTTCACGCCGCTCAACGTTGCCCGCCTGTGCCAGCCAGTCAAAAACCGCAGGCCAGCGCCAGCTGTTTTCATCAATCACTGCCTGTGTTCCAGCAGGCAGAACGCGAGGAATGTTCTCCCAGAAGCCGCCGCCGGTTAGGTGGGCGATGGCTTTCACGTCAATGCGTTCAATTAGTGACAAAATGGACTTCACATAGATACGGGTTGGCGCCAGCAGGTGGTCAGCCAGCGGCTTTCCTTCCAGCGTTTCGGCTTGAACGTCGGTTCCACTGACGTCAATAATTTTACGAACCAGAGAATAGCCGTTGGAGTGCGGCCCGCTAGAGGCCAGAGCGATCAGCGTATCGCCGTCGCCGACACGGCTACCGTCGATAATTTCAGACTTTTCAACTACGCCGACGCAAAAACCGGCAACGTCATAATCTTCCCCGTGGTACATGCCTGGCATTTCAGCCGTTTCACCGCCGACCAGCGCACAGCCGGACTGCTTACAGCCTTCGGCAATGCCGGTAATCACTCGGGCTGCGGTATCCACATCCAGTTTGCCCGTAGCGAAGTAGTCGAGGAAAAACAGCGGCTCAGCGCCTTGGACAATCAGGTCGTTAACACACATTGCCACCAGATCGATGCCAATAGTATCGTGGCGCTTGAGATCCATCGCCAGACGGAGCTTGGTGCCCACGCCGTCAGTGCCGGAAACCAGCACCGGTTCGCGGTACTTTTGCGGCAGCGCGCACAGCGCGCCGAATCCGCCAAGGCCGCCCATCACTTCGGGGCGGCGGGTTTCTTTTACGGCGCCTTTAATGCGATCGACCAGTGCGTTACCGGCATCAATGTCTACACCGGCGTCTTTGTAACTTAAGGACGTTTTCTCAGTCACTTTGGGATCCCCTGGAAGGTATCGAAAGGTAAAATTCGCAAACCGCCGCTATTCTATCAGGGGAAGCAATCGTTTGCTCATCTATTTTGACCTGAGAAACCCTCACCGAGCGGAGTGCGTTTTAGCGCGCAAACACCGGATCCGTCTCTCACTATTCGAACAAGGCGTAGCCGTTTATGATCTTAATCATGCATTTGTCGATCTTTTAGCAACCGTTATAGGGTATAATTTGCCGATTTTTTTGAGAACGACGAGTGCCATTTGCAGCAGGGGAGAATATAAGAATGAAGATCGTAGTAGTTAGCCATCCGTTAGTTAAGCACAAGCTGGGCCTGATGCGCGAAGAAGACATCAGCACCAAGCGTTTTC
This DNA window, taken from Leminorella richardii, encodes the following:
- the epd gene encoding erythrose-4-phosphate dehydrogenase; translation: MTLRIAINGFGRIGRSVLRALYESGRNRDISVVAINELADPKGMAHLLQYDSTHGRFARRVRQEGKMLWVDDDAIQLFHQQEIANLPWKSLNVDIVLDCSGVFGSRADGEAHIAAGAKKVLFSHPGGNDLDATIVYGVNHTTLRSEHRIVSNASCTTNCIIPVIKLLDDAFEIRSGTVTTIHAAMNDQPVIDAYHKDLRRTRAAGQSIIPVDTKLAAGITRIFPKFCDRFEAISVRVPTVNVTAIDLSVTLEVPVNVSDVNNLLEHAANSALSGIVDYTELPLVSTDFNHDPHSAIVDGTQTRVSGQHLVKMLVWCDNEWGFANRMLDTTWAMHNSDLATSQRAQVEENVSQA
- a CDS encoding TetR/AcrR family transcriptional regulator; its protein translation is MRPSTKLKQKKIIEAASDLFLEQGYTQTNLDQIIERCGGSKQTIYSYFGDKRGLLTAVIGLSIERVAAIFNFRHDDDSPLEQQLVQLGNNFLHTVLQPCMVQTFRLLVTESFHDKELAEFFMKEGPGRVSRYLEDFLESYMNKGKLVHADPRIVCDHLIVLLKGNLLQDAQFGLPPPSKQAIDEHVRQAVRCFLYGYQPRTAEAEA
- the speG gene encoding spermidine N1-acetyltransferase; translated protein: MSTRRPTVKLRPLEREDLRFVHQLDNNASIMRYWFEEPYEAFVELSDLYDKHIHDQSERRFIIEAAEQRVGLVELVEITHVHRRAEFQIIIDPEFQGQGYAGAAAHSAMDYAFSVLNLYKLYLIVDRENEKAIHIYAKLGFDIEGTLKHEFFINGEYRDAIRMCIFQHQYLAKFKGH
- the purN gene encoding phosphoribosylglycinamide formyltransferase; the protein is MKRIVVLISGSGSNLQALIDACARKEISGNICAVFSNVADAYGLTRAQQAGIATQVVEPRAFADRAAYDAALADAVDAYRPDLVVLAGYMRILTPEFVNRYAGIMLNIHPSLLPKYPGLHTHQRALENGDREHGVTVHFVTEELDGGPVVLQAVVPIIENDTEDTLAKRVQVEEHRIYPLVVSWFVDGRLTMRDGSAWMDGKPLSAQGFQS
- the purM gene encoding phosphoribosylformylglycinamidine cyclo-ligase, with protein sequence MTEKTSLSYKDAGVDIDAGNALVDRIKGAVKETRRPEVMGGLGGFGALCALPQKYREPVLVSGTDGVGTKLRLAMDLKRHDTIGIDLVAMCVNDLIVQGAEPLFFLDYFATGKLDVDTAARVITGIAEGCKQSGCALVGGETAEMPGMYHGEDYDVAGFCVGVVEKSEIIDGSRVGDGDTLIALASSGPHSNGYSLVRKIIDVSGTDVQAETLEGKPLADHLLAPTRIYVKSILSLIERIDVKAIAHLTGGGFWENIPRVLPAGTQAVIDENSWRWPAVFDWLAQAGNVERREMYRTFNCGVGMIIALSPELADDAIAALAASGEVAWKIGHIQASNSDERVVIR